From the genome of Fusobacterium varium, one region includes:
- a CDS encoding GIY-YIG nuclease superfamily protein: MEYYVYVIRCKDNSLYTGITTDLKRRYREHEQGIGAKYTKAKGVLKIEVAFKCNGRSEASKIEYYIKK, from the coding sequence ATGGAATATTATGTATATGTTATAAGGTGTAAAGATAATTCTCTATATACAGGGATAACTACTGATTTAAAAAGAAGATACAGAGAACATGAACAAGGAATAGGAGCAAAATATACAAAAGCAAAAGGAGTTTTGAAAATAGAAGTAGCCTTTAAATGTAATGGAAGAAGCGAAGCATCAAAAATTGAATATTATATAAAAAAATGA